The Paracholeplasma brassicae genome includes the window CAAAGTCTTTGTTGTTGAACAACAGGCTGCTTATCAAGATTTAGATGATAAAGATCAAGAATCGATTCACCTGTTTATCAAAAACGATGAGGATTTGATTGTGTCTTATGTCAGGGTCTTACCTCGTGGGTTGAGCTATGAAACAGACGCTTCGATTGGACGAGTCGTAACCGATCCAGACTACCGAAAAAATAAATACACTAAAGCGTTAATTTCTCAAGGTATTCAAATTATACTTAATGAGTTTAAGACGCGTACGATCCGTATTTCTGCTCAAACGTATTTAATCGATTATTACAGCTCCTTTGGTTTTAAAGTCGTCTCTGAGGAATATTTAGAGGACGGATTACCACATAAAGAAATGCTACTTGAATAGAAAAAAGCAACAATTCCTCCGAATTGTTGCTTTTTAATTAATTATTTAAATGATTGAATCCATTTCCAAACGTTTTCTTTTGGAGCAAAACCACTTTGACGTCCGACTTCAACGCCATCTTTAAATAATACAAGTGTTGGAACACTTGTGATTCCATAAGTTTCTTTAGCAAGTGCACGATAGTTATCGATGTCAACTTTAACCATAGGAACATCTTTTTGTTCTTCACTCAATGCTTCTAATTGTGGCATTAACATTTTACAAGGTCCGCACCATGTAGCAAAGAAATCCA containing:
- a CDS encoding GNAT family N-acetyltransferase, whose product is MRIYQKQFNELTINELYDLLRLRAKVFVVEQQAAYQDLDDKDQESIHLFIKNDEDLIVSYVRVLPRGLSYETDASIGRVVTDPDYRKNKYTKALISQGIQIILNEFKTRTIRISAQTYLIDYYSSFGFKVVSEEYLEDGLPHKEMLLE
- the trxA gene encoding thioredoxin, producing MLKAYEGQDFNEVIGQDRFVLVDFFATWCGPCKMLMPQLEALSEEQKDVPMVKVDIDNYRALAKETYGITSVPTLVLFKDGVEVGRQSGFAPKENVWKWIQSFK